In one window of Streptomyces sp. FXJ1.172 DNA:
- a CDS encoding CCA tRNA nucleotidyltransferase produces MPNPNEDTPSALSQAQQRAVAELLRVAPVADDLARRFQEAGFSLALVGGSVRDALLGRLGNDLDFTTDARPEDVLKIVRTWADAVWEVGIAFGTVGAHKDGYQIEITTYRSEAYDRTSRKPEVSYGDSIEEDLVRRDFTVNAMAVALPQKEFIDPHGGLEDLAARVLRTPGTPEESFSDDPLRMMRAARFAAQLDFVVAPEVVTAMTDMAGRIEIVSAERVRDELNKLILSAHPRKGLSLLVDTGLADHVLPELPALRLERDEHHRHKDVYEHTLIVLEQAIMLEQDGPDLTLRLAALLHDIGKPRTRRFEKDGRVSFHHHEVVGAKMTKKRMTALKYSNELVKDVSRLVELHLRFHGYGTGEWTDSAVRRYVRDGGPLLDRLHKLTRSDCTTRNKRKAAALSRTYDGLEQRIAELQKQEELDAIRPDLDGNQIMEILGLGPGPAVGKAYKHLLELRLDNGPMEHDAAVAALKEWWAEQS; encoded by the coding sequence GTGCCGAACCCCAACGAAGACACTCCCTCTGCCCTGAGCCAGGCGCAGCAGCGCGCGGTCGCCGAGCTGCTGCGGGTGGCCCCGGTCGCCGACGATCTCGCCCGCCGATTCCAGGAGGCCGGGTTCTCCCTCGCCCTGGTCGGCGGATCGGTGCGCGACGCGCTGCTCGGCCGGCTCGGCAACGACCTGGACTTCACCACCGACGCTCGCCCCGAGGACGTACTGAAGATCGTCCGGACCTGGGCGGACGCGGTCTGGGAAGTGGGGATCGCCTTCGGCACCGTCGGCGCGCACAAGGATGGCTACCAGATCGAGATCACCACCTACCGGTCGGAGGCGTACGACCGCACCTCGCGCAAGCCCGAGGTGTCGTACGGCGACTCCATCGAGGAGGACCTGGTCCGCCGGGACTTCACGGTCAACGCGATGGCCGTGGCGCTGCCTCAGAAGGAGTTCATCGACCCGCACGGTGGTCTGGAGGACCTCGCGGCCCGGGTGCTGCGGACCCCGGGCACGCCGGAGGAGTCGTTCTCGGACGATCCGCTGCGGATGATGCGGGCCGCCCGGTTCGCGGCCCAGCTGGACTTCGTGGTCGCCCCCGAGGTCGTCACCGCGATGACGGACATGGCCGGGCGTATCGAGATCGTCTCGGCCGAGCGGGTCCGGGACGAGCTGAACAAGCTGATCCTCTCCGCGCACCCGCGCAAGGGGCTGTCCTTGCTCGTCGATACCGGGCTCGCCGACCATGTGCTGCCCGAGCTGCCGGCGCTGCGTCTGGAGCGGGACGAGCACCACCGGCACAAGGATGTCTACGAGCACACACTGATCGTCCTGGAGCAGGCGATCATGCTGGAGCAGGACGGTCCCGACCTCACGCTCCGGCTCGCCGCGCTGCTGCATGACATCGGCAAGCCGCGCACGCGCCGCTTCGAGAAGGACGGCCGGGTCTCGTTCCACCACCACGAGGTGGTCGGCGCCAAGATGACCAAGAAGCGCATGACCGCCCTGAAGTACTCCAATGAGCTGGTGAAGGACGTCTCGCGGCTGGTCGAGCTGCACTTGCGCTTCCACGGCTACGGCACCGGGGAGTGGACGGACTCAGCGGTCCGCCGCTACGTCCGTGATGGAGGTCCGCTGCTGGACCGCCTTCACAAGCTGACCCGCTCGGACTGCACCACCCGCAATAAGCGGAAGGCGGCCGCGCTGTCCCGGACCTATGACGGCCTGGAGCAGCGCATCGCCGAGCTTCAGAAGCAGGAGGAGCTGGACGCCATCCGCCCGGACCTGGACGGCAACCAGA
- the murJ gene encoding murein biosynthesis integral membrane protein MurJ: MNAPYDGDRGQGAAGSGYPETPPEPGQVPPQPAADMYLQDAYDQDPYRAHDLAAQDPVAEALYDRAAHPPPPPGSYDQQQPLYAPPAQSPYAPDPRVWAQTPAPEPEGANPYLPYGDNPRTTQFVGVDDLVTHSGEEYHEPDAFAHLFKDQQQGGGHAPADPSSFPGPAAAQGGYGPAGQYPPAYGQGPQQGTPYPGAYPGAPGNPAQSPVPTPAVAPDPAVPHGSAGPEAAAAPVAPAASATPATSAAPSAAPAKKGGKAANLLQSSAVMAAGTMVSRLTGFVRSALIVSALGLGFLGDSFQVAYQLPTMIYILTVGGGLNSVFVPQLVRAMKEDDDGGESFANRLLTLVMVALAALTGLAMFAAPLLVRLLSNPVASNPAANDVAVTFTRYFLPSIFFMGIHVVMGQILNARGKFGAMMWTPVLNNIVIIVTLGMFIWVYGTAANSHMTVTNIPPAGQRLLGIGVLLGLVVQALAMIPYLRETGFRIRLRFDWRGHGLGKAAMLAKWTVLFVLANQAGAMIVTQLSTAAGKDSDVAGTGFAAYANAQLIWGLPQAIITVSLMAALLPRISRSAAEGDVGAVRDDISQGLRTTAVAIVPIAFGFLSLGIPMCTLIFGSSGTGEATNMGYMLMAFGLGLIPYSVQYVVLRAFYAYEDTRTPFYNTVIVAVVNAGASALCYFALPARWAVAGMAAAYGLAYAIGVGVAWRRLRKRLGGDLDGARVLRTYARLCIASVPAALLSGAACYGIGHSLGQGVIGSFAALLVGGAVLLGIFFVAARRMRIEELNSLVGMVRGRLGR, encoded by the coding sequence ATGAACGCGCCGTACGACGGTGATCGCGGCCAGGGCGCGGCCGGCTCGGGCTACCCCGAGACGCCGCCGGAGCCCGGTCAGGTACCGCCGCAGCCCGCGGCGGACATGTACCTCCAGGACGCCTACGACCAGGACCCCTACCGGGCACACGACCTCGCCGCCCAGGACCCGGTCGCCGAGGCGCTCTACGACCGTGCCGCGCACCCGCCGCCCCCTCCCGGCAGCTACGACCAGCAGCAGCCGCTGTACGCGCCGCCCGCCCAGTCCCCCTACGCCCCCGACCCGCGGGTGTGGGCGCAGACACCGGCACCGGAGCCGGAGGGCGCGAACCCGTACCTGCCCTACGGCGACAACCCGCGCACGACCCAGTTCGTGGGCGTGGACGACCTGGTCACGCACTCCGGCGAGGAGTACCACGAGCCGGACGCCTTCGCGCACCTCTTCAAGGACCAGCAGCAGGGCGGCGGGCACGCTCCGGCGGATCCCTCGTCCTTCCCCGGGCCGGCCGCCGCTCAGGGCGGCTACGGTCCGGCAGGGCAGTACCCGCCGGCATACGGCCAGGGCCCGCAGCAGGGCACCCCGTACCCCGGGGCGTATCCGGGCGCGCCCGGCAACCCGGCACAGTCGCCGGTGCCCACCCCGGCCGTGGCGCCGGATCCCGCCGTGCCGCACGGCTCCGCGGGGCCCGAAGCAGCAGCAGCCCCTGTCGCGCCCGCTGCTTCCGCCACGCCCGCCACCTCCGCCGCGCCCTCCGCCGCGCCCGCGAAGAAGGGCGGCAAGGCGGCCAACCTGCTCCAGTCCAGCGCCGTGATGGCGGCGGGCACGATGGTCTCCCGCCTCACCGGCTTCGTCCGCTCCGCGCTGATCGTCTCGGCGCTCGGCCTCGGCTTCCTCGGCGACTCCTTCCAGGTCGCCTACCAGCTGCCGACAATGATCTACATCCTCACCGTCGGCGGCGGTCTGAACTCCGTCTTCGTGCCGCAGCTGGTGCGGGCGATGAAGGAGGACGACGACGGCGGCGAGTCCTTCGCCAACCGGCTGCTGACCCTGGTGATGGTGGCGCTTGCCGCGCTGACCGGACTCGCGATGTTCGCGGCACCGCTGCTGGTGCGCCTGCTGTCCAACCCGGTCGCCTCCAACCCGGCGGCCAACGACGTCGCCGTCACCTTCACCCGCTACTTCCTGCCCTCGATCTTCTTCATGGGCATCCATGTGGTGATGGGCCAGATCCTCAACGCGCGCGGCAAGTTCGGCGCGATGATGTGGACCCCGGTGCTGAACAACATCGTCATCATCGTGACGCTCGGCATGTTCATCTGGGTCTACGGCACCGCCGCGAACTCCCACATGACCGTCACGAACATCCCGCCCGCGGGTCAGCGCCTGCTCGGGATCGGCGTGCTGCTCGGTCTGGTCGTCCAGGCGCTGGCGATGATCCCGTACCTGCGCGAGACGGGTTTCCGGATCCGGCTGCGGTTCGACTGGCGGGGCCACGGCCTCGGCAAGGCGGCGATGCTCGCCAAGTGGACGGTCCTGTTCGTCCTGGCCAACCAGGCCGGCGCCATGATCGTCACCCAGCTGTCCACGGCGGCCGGCAAGGACTCCGACGTCGCCGGCACCGGTTTCGCCGCCTATGCCAACGCGCAGCTGATCTGGGGTCTGCCGCAGGCCATCATCACGGTGTCCCTGATGGCCGCCCTGCTGCCGCGCATCTCGCGCTCGGCCGCCGAGGGCGACGTGGGCGCGGTCCGCGACGACATCTCCCAGGGCCTGCGGACCACCGCCGTCGCCATCGTCCCGATCGCCTTCGGCTTCCTCTCGCTCGGCATCCCGATGTGCACGCTGATCTTCGGCTCCTCGGGCACCGGCGAGGCCACCAACATGGGCTACATGCTGATGGCCTTCGGCCTCGGCCTGATCCCGTACTCGGTGCAGTACGTCGTCCTGCGCGCCTTCTACGCCTACGAGGACACCCGCACCCCCTTCTACAACACGGTCATCGTGGCCGTCGTCAACGCGGGCGCCTCGGCGCTCTGCTACTTCGCGCTGCCCGCCCGCTGGGCGGTCGCCGGCATGGCCGCCGCGTACGGGCTCGCCTACGCGATCGGTGTGGGCGTCGCCTGGCGCAGGCTGCGCAAGCGCCTGGGCGGCGACCTGGACGGTGCCCGGGTGCTGCGGACGTACGCGCGGCTGTGCATCGCCTCCGTACCGGCGGCCCTGCTCAGCGGCGCGGCCTGCTACGGCATCGGGCACAGTCTCGG
- a CDS encoding DUF6049 family protein has translation MAEAADFQATSASPARRWLRRTGALLAGAPLLAALLQLPAAAPAQADSSDPVSVALDSLTPNAPTDGDTLTVSGTVTNNGKQAVTGAHVGLRVGPPLDTRSAIDAVAQHSDDVQGDSGTEVGGKYVEKFATLAPGVAEHFSISVPMDKLDLGDAGVYEFGVALSGQTSAQPWDQVLGIQRTFLPYQPSDADTKTKTTFLWPLISTVHMTAKTGAGELQTPVFHNDDLAKELAPGGRLAQMVDLGKDLDVTWVIDPDLLASVDAMATGNYRLPGDNGTTTPGPKDHQAIAKQWLADLQDAVAGKEVVALPFGDPDLASLAHNGTSVTGSLSHLKDATDVAATTVKTVLHVTPSTDFAWPVDGAVDPSIMKVATSAGADRVIAGSDSLQETAGLPYTPSAARPVGGGTTAVVSDARLSTAFEGDLTKADSTTLAVQEFLAQSLEVNAQTDKQRSIVIAPQRMPTASQAQAMAAALKALEGANWSQSQDLTSAAKDKPDPNATTQIPSSQAYPSSLRRQELPTTAFEQIARTQDKLDNFQVILTDRSRVVTPFGRAINREMSTSWRGRSGDAESYRNGVEAWLDELSAQVKLIDKSETKLSGRSATIPVTVQNNLVQPAGHLILRLTSTMPTRLKIGGKAYSEQPVSVSGGHSQSVKFATSANANGRVTVVAQLYTEDGQEYGDAVSFDVKVTEVTPTVMLVIGGGVLLLVLAGFRMYTQRKRAAARQAEGNGPDTAGEDGADEPGNPDAPADRLPREPEESDSRTGADDPQQPSDPAPDTAPENADPSGTGERVDR, from the coding sequence GTGGCCGAGGCGGCTGACTTCCAGGCAACCAGTGCCTCCCCTGCCCGCCGCTGGCTGCGGCGCACCGGAGCGCTGCTCGCCGGGGCGCCCCTGCTGGCTGCTCTGCTGCAGCTGCCCGCCGCGGCGCCCGCCCAGGCCGACTCCTCCGACCCGGTGTCCGTGGCCCTGGACTCCCTCACCCCCAATGCCCCCACTGACGGCGACACGCTGACCGTGTCCGGCACGGTGACCAACAACGGCAAGCAGGCCGTCACCGGCGCCCACGTGGGCCTGCGAGTGGGCCCCCCGCTGGACACCCGCTCGGCGATCGACGCCGTGGCCCAGCACTCCGACGATGTGCAGGGCGACTCCGGCACCGAGGTCGGCGGCAAGTACGTCGAGAAGTTCGCCACGCTGGCCCCGGGCGTCGCGGAGCACTTCAGCATCTCGGTCCCCATGGACAAGCTCGACCTCGGCGATGCAGGCGTCTACGAGTTCGGGGTCGCGCTGTCCGGCCAGACCTCGGCCCAGCCCTGGGACCAGGTGCTCGGCATCCAGCGGACGTTCCTGCCGTATCAGCCGTCGGACGCCGACACCAAGACGAAGACGACGTTCCTGTGGCCGCTGATCTCCACGGTCCACATGACGGCCAAGACGGGAGCCGGTGAGCTGCAGACGCCGGTGTTCCACAACGACGACCTGGCCAAGGAGCTGGCGCCGGGCGGGCGGCTGGCGCAGATGGTCGATCTGGGCAAGGACCTGGACGTCACCTGGGTGATCGACCCGGACCTGCTGGCCTCGGTGGACGCGATGGCCACCGGCAACTACCGGCTCCCGGGAGACAACGGCACCACCACGCCCGGCCCCAAGGATCATCAGGCGATCGCCAAGCAGTGGCTGGCGGACCTGCAGGACGCGGTGGCGGGCAAGGAGGTCGTCGCGCTGCCCTTCGGCGACCCGGACCTGGCGTCCCTCGCGCACAACGGCACCAGCGTCACCGGCTCGCTCAGCCACCTCAAGGACGCCACCGACGTCGCCGCCACCACCGTCAAGACCGTGCTCCATGTCACACCGAGCACGGACTTCGCCTGGCCGGTGGACGGCGCCGTGGACCCGTCGATCATGAAGGTCGCGACCTCCGCCGGAGCCGACCGTGTGATCGCCGGCAGCGACAGCCTCCAGGAGACCGCCGGGCTGCCGTACACGCCCTCCGCCGCCCGGCCGGTCGGCGGCGGCACCACGGCGGTGGTCTCCGACGCCCGGCTCTCCACGGCCTTCGAAGGCGATCTGACCAAGGCGGACTCGACGACGCTGGCCGTGCAGGAGTTCCTGGCGCAGAGCCTCGAGGTGAACGCGCAGACGGACAAGCAGCGCAGCATCGTCATCGCCCCCCAGCGCATGCCCACCGCGAGCCAGGCCCAGGCGATGGCCGCGGCGCTGAAGGCGCTCGAGGGTGCGAACTGGTCCCAGTCCCAGGACCTCACCTCGGCGGCCAAGGACAAGCCCGACCCGAACGCCACCACGCAGATCCCGTCGTCGCAGGCTTACCCCTCCTCGCTGCGCCGGCAGGAACTGCCGACGACGGCGTTCGAGCAGATCGCGCGCACCCAGGACAAGCTCGACAACTTCCAGGTCATCCTCACCGACCGCTCCCGTGTGGTCACGCCGTTCGGGCGGGCCATAAACCGCGAGATGTCCACGTCCTGGCGCGGCAGGAGCGGGGATGCGGAGAGCTATCGCAACGGCGTGGAGGCATGGCTCGACGAGCTGTCCGCCCAGGTCAAGCTGATCGACAAGTCGGAGACCAAGCTCTCCGGCCGCAGCGCCACGATCCCGGTGACCGTCCAGAACAATCTCGTCCAGCCCGCCGGCCACCTGATCCTGCGCCTGACCTCGACCATGCCGACCCGTCTGAAGATCGGCGGCAAGGCCTACTCCGAGCAGCCCGTGTCCGTCTCCGGCGGGCACAGCCAGTCCGTGAAGTTCGCCACCTCGGCCAACGCCAACGGCCGGGTCACGGTCGTCGCCCAGCTGTACACCGAGGACGGCCAGGAGTACGGCGACGCCGTCAGCTTCGATGTGAAGGTCACCGAGGTCACGCCCACCGTGATGCTGGTCATCGGCGGCGGCGTGCTCCTCCTCGTCCTCGCCGGCTTCCGGATGTACACCCAGCGCAAGCGCGCGGCCGCCCGTCAGGCCGAGGGGAACGGCCCGGACACGGCGGGGGAGGACGGCGCCGACGAGCCCGGGAACCCCGACGCACCCGCGGATCGTCTCCCGCGGGAACCGGAGGAATCCGATTCCCGCACCGGGGCAGACGACCCGCAGCAGCCGAGTGACCCTGCGCCGGACACCGCACCGGAAAACGCCGACCCGTCCGGGACGGGTGAGAGAGTGGACCGTTGA